The following are encoded in a window of Ignicoccus islandicus DSM 13165 genomic DNA:
- a CDS encoding histone deacetylase family protein: protein MERALYIGEVFLKHTPPFRHPEHPGRIKAILDLLKRTELGSEVEVRSPVLVDEKELHLIHDPEYVAYVKQMVEVGGGMLDPDTYVSGDSWEAALAAAGTVSYAAMNAIEGKHYLAVTAVRPPGHHARRNKGKGFCIFNNVALAAEKARRLGLKVAIIDIDVHWGDGTAYIFYDTDEVLYISTHQDPRTLYPFEGFPYQKGRGKGEGYTVNIALPPGTNDDQILYAFDRIALPILEAYQPNLILVSAGWDTHWEDPLAEFSLTLNGQWQLINEIYYFAESMGIPIVIALEGGYVEWVVAKSTLNATLAGRKQIFSEKTSVEAIPMEEVEHYVENVKVELRSYWPL from the coding sequence ATGGAGAGAGCCCTTTATATTGGAGAAGTGTTCCTAAAACATACCCCTCCATTTCGACACCCGGAACACCCCGGAAGGATCAAGGCCATTCTAGATCTCTTAAAGAGAACTGAGCTGGGAAGCGAGGTTGAGGTCCGTTCCCCAGTTTTGGTAGATGAGAAAGAGTTACATTTGATTCACGACCCGGAGTACGTTGCCTACGTTAAGCAGATGGTCGAAGTCGGCGGTGGTATGCTAGACCCTGATACTTACGTATCAGGCGATAGCTGGGAAGCGGCGCTAGCGGCTGCTGGAACTGTGAGCTACGCAGCAATGAATGCAATTGAAGGCAAACACTACTTGGCCGTAACCGCTGTAAGACCGCCGGGCCATCACGCTAGAAGGAACAAGGGCAAGGGTTTCTGTATATTCAATAACGTGGCCTTGGCAGCCGAAAAAGCTAGGAGACTCGGTTTAAAGGTTGCTATCATAGACATCGACGTGCATTGGGGCGATGGGACAGCGTATATCTTCTACGATACTGATGAGGTACTTTACATAAGCACTCATCAAGACCCTCGAACGTTATATCCTTTCGAGGGCTTCCCTTACCAAAAGGGAAGGGGAAAGGGCGAAGGGTATACTGTAAACATAGCGTTGCCTCCTGGGACGAACGATGATCAAATACTATATGCGTTCGACAGGATCGCGTTACCAATATTAGAGGCATATCAACCCAATCTCATTTTAGTCTCAGCTGGTTGGGACACCCATTGGGAGGACCCGCTAGCGGAATTCTCATTAACGCTCAACGGCCAATGGCAGCTAATCAACGAGATATACTATTTCGCAGAGAGTATGGGAATCCCTATTGTAATAGCATTAGAAGGCGGATACGTTGAATGGGTTGTTGCGAAGAGTACTTTAAACGCGACGCTAGCGGGGAGGAAGCAAATCTTCTCTGAAAAGACATCTGTAGAGGCTATACCAATGGAAGAAGTGGAACACTACGTGGAAAACGTAAAAGTGGAGTTGAGGAGTTACTGGCCTCTCTGA
- a CDS encoding NAD(P)/FAD-dependent oxidoreductase: MNEFDVLIVGAGPAGMFAALKIAELTNGKARIGIIEKGYYAHQRICPLQEPKIGKCTYCKPCHILYGVGGAGTLSSGLINLRPDVGGDLQELVGSEERAWELIEEVDKIFLRFGAPPDTLHEPDMDRVKEIEKRAVKVGAKFVPIRQRHIGTDHSVRVIENMTKYLESKGVKFIIGTEALDVDIVDSRQRVKTTKGVFESKYLLLAPGRGGADWFVNIARKLGITLESGPLDVGVRVEVPYEVMEEIIDVEVDPKIIIYTRTFDDKVRTFCTNHKGFVVKEVYDDGTVGVNGHAYLNMKSNNTNFAFLVTVKLTDPMEDTIEYGKNIAKLATKLGGGNPLIQRLIDLESGRRSTWERIKRSVTKPTLREVTPGDISMAFPYRVITNILEGLKSLDYIIPGVFAPHTLLYAPEIKYYSMKAKVDRNMETDVANVYAAGDGAGLSRGINVAAATGLIAGEAIAKKLS, encoded by the coding sequence ATGAACGAGTTCGATGTCCTCATAGTTGGAGCCGGACCAGCTGGTATGTTTGCTGCCTTGAAAATTGCTGAGCTTACCAATGGGAAAGCTAGAATAGGTATAATCGAGAAGGGCTATTACGCACATCAAAGGATATGCCCTCTCCAGGAACCTAAGATAGGGAAATGTACGTATTGTAAGCCTTGTCACATACTATATGGAGTCGGTGGCGCTGGAACGCTCTCTTCGGGCCTCATTAACTTGAGGCCTGACGTAGGTGGCGACTTGCAAGAATTGGTGGGTAGTGAAGAAAGGGCATGGGAATTAATAGAGGAAGTCGATAAGATATTCTTAAGGTTTGGAGCCCCTCCCGATACGCTTCACGAACCCGACATGGATCGCGTTAAAGAGATAGAGAAGAGGGCAGTTAAGGTAGGTGCGAAGTTCGTTCCAATAAGACAGAGACACATAGGTACCGATCACTCAGTGAGGGTAATTGAAAACATGACTAAATACTTAGAAAGCAAGGGCGTGAAGTTCATTATAGGTACCGAGGCACTCGACGTAGACATCGTTGATTCTCGTCAAAGAGTTAAAACGACTAAGGGAGTCTTTGAGAGCAAATACTTACTCTTAGCCCCCGGAAGGGGAGGGGCCGATTGGTTCGTTAATATAGCAAGGAAGTTAGGCATAACGCTCGAAAGCGGTCCGTTAGATGTGGGCGTCAGAGTTGAAGTTCCTTACGAAGTAATGGAAGAGATAATAGACGTAGAGGTCGACCCTAAGATAATAATATATACGAGAACGTTCGATGACAAAGTTAGGACCTTCTGTACTAATCACAAGGGCTTCGTTGTAAAAGAAGTATACGATGATGGTACTGTTGGAGTTAACGGTCACGCATACTTAAACATGAAGAGCAACAATACGAACTTCGCTTTCCTAGTAACAGTTAAGTTAACCGATCCCATGGAGGACACCATAGAGTATGGTAAGAACATAGCTAAACTGGCTACGAAGTTGGGTGGAGGAAATCCTCTTATTCAAAGACTAATAGACTTAGAGAGCGGCAGAAGAAGTACGTGGGAGAGAATAAAGAGGAGCGTAACCAAGCCTACCTTAAGAGAGGTAACTCCGGGTGACATAAGCATGGCGTTCCCATATAGAGTCATAACTAACATATTGGAAGGACTGAAGAGCCTAGACTACATTATCCCCGGTGTCTTCGCACCACACACTTTACTCTATGCCCCAGAAATAAAGTACTATAGTATGAAGGCGAAAGTCGATAGGAACATGGAGACCGACGTCGCGAACGTCTACGCTGCTGGAGACGGAGCCGGACTTTCTAGAGGAATCAACGTAGCGGCCGCTACCGGCCTCATTGCTGGCGAGGCCATCGCAAAGAAGCTCAGCTAA
- a CDS encoding archease, translating to MPCEKEYEHLPHTADVIVVGYGETLEEAFENAAKGTFAVITDVNKVEPKECRTVEDEADDLQQALYKWIDDLLLYFDSEGMVFSKFEVKLTKIDGKYKIEGKACGEKFDPSKHEYGTIVKAMTYAEMKIEKVGDCWRVQFVVDI from the coding sequence ATGCCGTGTGAAAAGGAATATGAGCACTTACCTCATACTGCAGACGTTATAGTGGTGGGTTATGGGGAAACGCTAGAGGAAGCTTTCGAAAACGCCGCTAAGGGAACGTTCGCAGTGATAACGGACGTAAATAAAGTAGAGCCTAAAGAATGTAGGACTGTTGAGGACGAAGCAGATGACCTTCAACAAGCCCTTTATAAATGGATCGATGACTTGCTTCTTTATTTCGATAGTGAAGGAATGGTTTTTTCGAAGTTCGAAGTAAAATTAACCAAAATAGATGGGAAGTACAAGATAGAAGGGAAAGCTTGCGGTGAGAAGTTCGATCCTTCTAAACATGAATACGGAACTATTGTAAAGGCAATGACCTATGCTGAAATGAAAATAGAAAAGGTTGGTGACTGTTGGCGCGTTCAGTTCGTTGTTGATATATAG
- a CDS encoding ABC transporter substrate-binding protein — MKKVLALFLTFAFLTLALPGAKTEMEVIKRYTDASLAVQDVLHGKLDMYFWGIPPYMITQLQKNPNVKVYLALGGMDDILVNPCPTQDMGGPFNPFSIREVRFALNYLIDRQAVVTNVLNGYGFSMISPLSPVNPDYLDVLETLAQFNFKYDFEKAKEMITNALTKAGAELKDGKWYYKGKPIVIKFMIRSDDPIRKQIGDMLATNLEKLGFKVERIYGDFMKAYQLVYSSDPGKYTWSLYTEGWGSSAMTKYNEGTVYQMYSPFFGYMPGWGEPTFCNYKNKELDDLGKALASGKYSSKAERDELLNKLVKKGIEESVRIFVVAPINGFVAGKDVKDVVVDLAAGIGNRWTEMISYEGDAKELKIGTKYVHKWAWNPVGGYQDFYSVIIHQGLIEPFMWNNPYTGDKIPLLAKSWKVYENVEVPEKAITYDYKTHKWVHVKPGTKAKYAVELNLRNLGVFHTGQNVRVSDMLYWIYLVTEWGTKSGKDDAKYDSYVASTYSTWIENFKGVLVKSPTDIVIYTDMSHFDPNELADTATSVLAPSVPWELLYAMEQSVLNSKLAFSPTEAETKGGEWLDSLNPDHVKIVLKNLEDDAKKGVVPEQVKEMCELIGAKPKPNYQAVIDFIKKHNHMVIGNGPLYLDSYDPTTDSAILKAFRNEGYPFSADQFEYLAYENVKFAQVTSLTTDKPLLIRGQELTVTVNVIDKNSKTPLSDAKVFVAIYSADGKLVYSDFAKEKAPGKYTITITSEETQNWTSGTYTVKVIAYSKEAFWPSMYTTSVIVVG; from the coding sequence ATGAAGAAGGTACTTGCCTTATTTCTTACCTTTGCCTTCCTAACGCTAGCCTTACCAGGCGCAAAGACCGAAATGGAAGTTATAAAGAGGTATACGGACGCTTCGCTGGCAGTGCAAGACGTTCTTCACGGAAAATTAGACATGTATTTCTGGGGCATTCCGCCATACATGATAACCCAGTTGCAAAAGAACCCGAACGTTAAGGTCTACTTAGCGCTAGGTGGTATGGACGACATACTAGTGAATCCGTGCCCTACCCAAGACATGGGCGGACCTTTCAACCCATTCAGTATAAGAGAGGTGAGGTTTGCTCTAAACTACCTCATTGACAGGCAAGCCGTCGTTACCAACGTCCTCAACGGTTACGGGTTCTCAATGATTAGCCCGCTGTCCCCAGTAAACCCGGACTACCTTGACGTACTCGAGACGCTAGCGCAATTCAATTTCAAGTATGACTTCGAAAAGGCTAAGGAAATGATAACTAACGCTCTCACTAAGGCTGGAGCGGAACTAAAGGACGGTAAGTGGTACTACAAAGGTAAGCCAATAGTTATTAAGTTCATGATAAGAAGCGATGATCCGATAAGGAAGCAAATAGGCGATATGTTAGCTACTAACTTAGAGAAGTTAGGATTCAAAGTTGAGAGAATATATGGAGACTTCATGAAGGCCTACCAACTAGTCTACAGTAGCGATCCGGGCAAGTACACTTGGAGCCTGTACACCGAGGGCTGGGGCAGTTCTGCAATGACTAAGTACAATGAAGGTACTGTATACCAAATGTACTCGCCCTTCTTTGGCTACATGCCGGGATGGGGCGAACCGACCTTCTGCAATTACAAGAACAAGGAACTGGATGACTTAGGAAAGGCCCTAGCTAGCGGTAAGTACTCCTCCAAGGCCGAAAGAGACGAACTCCTCAATAAACTAGTGAAGAAAGGAATTGAAGAATCCGTTAGGATATTCGTGGTAGCTCCGATTAATGGCTTCGTTGCCGGAAAGGACGTAAAGGATGTTGTCGTTGACCTCGCTGCCGGAATAGGTAACAGATGGACCGAAATGATATCTTACGAAGGCGATGCAAAGGAGTTAAAGATAGGTACTAAGTACGTACACAAGTGGGCTTGGAACCCTGTAGGTGGATACCAAGACTTCTACAGCGTTATAATACACCAAGGTCTAATTGAACCGTTTATGTGGAACAACCCCTACACTGGAGACAAGATACCGCTCTTAGCTAAGAGCTGGAAAGTCTACGAAAACGTAGAGGTTCCCGAGAAAGCCATCACTTACGATTACAAGACCCACAAGTGGGTTCACGTCAAGCCTGGAACTAAGGCTAAGTATGCTGTCGAACTAAACCTGAGGAACTTAGGCGTATTCCATACCGGTCAGAACGTTAGAGTAAGTGACATGCTCTACTGGATATATCTAGTTACCGAGTGGGGTACGAAGAGCGGAAAGGACGATGCCAAGTATGACAGCTACGTGGCTAGTACCTATAGCACTTGGATAGAGAACTTCAAGGGAGTATTAGTTAAGTCTCCAACCGATATAGTAATCTATACTGACATGAGCCACTTCGATCCCAACGAGCTAGCGGATACAGCAACTTCAGTACTAGCTCCTAGCGTACCGTGGGAACTATTATACGCTATGGAGCAGTCCGTGCTAAACAGCAAACTGGCGTTCAGTCCGACGGAAGCTGAAACTAAGGGAGGCGAATGGCTAGACAGCCTCAACCCAGACCACGTAAAGATAGTTCTAAAGAACCTTGAAGATGATGCGAAGAAGGGCGTAGTACCAGAGCAAGTAAAGGAGATGTGCGAACTCATTGGTGCCAAGCCAAAGCCTAACTATCAAGCTGTAATAGACTTCATAAAGAAGCACAACCACATGGTAATAGGTAATGGACCCCTATACCTAGACTCTTACGATCCAACTACCGATTCAGCCATACTTAAGGCATTCAGAAACGAGGGATATCCCTTCAGTGCAGATCAATTCGAATACCTAGCTTACGAGAACGTTAAGTTCGCACAGGTAACATCTCTAACTACTGACAAGCCCTTACTGATAAGAGGTCAAGAGTTAACTGTAACTGTTAACGTAATCGACAAGAACTCCAAGACCCCCTTAAGCGATGCTAAGGTCTTCGTTGCTATCTACTCAGCTGACGGAAAGCTCGTCTACTCCGATTTCGCCAAGGAGAAGGCACCCGGTAAGTACACCATAACTATAACGAGCGAAGAAACTCAGAACTGGACCTCCGGTACCTATACCGTAAAGGTAATAGCATACAGCAAAGAGGCCTTCTGGCCATCTATGTATACTACAAGCGTAATCGTTGTAGGTTAA
- a CDS encoding glutamate synthase-related protein translates to MEVVKIDARNMTPKELNRELNNKSKYAKKIVVLNPNAKHYIAAGLVAEVEVEVKGSAGYFLGTMIHGPKIVLEGNAGWYAGDNMTMGEIIVKGHAGNGVGQYMYGGTIVVHGDAGDRSAALMKGGTVIVNGDAGLMTGLYMMGGKVIVLGDLNEYAGEMIINGKIYVGGAPKSLGKNAKLVEAPKEEVEEVNALLKKYGLKGKDSYYVVVPKSLRPVYKPPSGTPALKKLFPKYITYFTYELCIGCGVCARVCPENVIKMVGNKPVTARQADCIGCYACVNYCPTDAVKVIRAAESMTNRAGLNASKYNYIRQMASVGHPPVVGMGAENKYFPSLDQLTFIPGQTSRPPIDSYREPCDTEVVLGDRFAEKPLVLKAPIMIGAMSFGSVSKEVKIALAKAAGRLGIAANTGEGGMLPEERMYAKVLIVQYASGRFGVSASYLRSGDAVEIKIGQGAKPGMGGLLLGEKVTQDIAKMRGIPVGTDAISPARHLDIVGPEDLKMKIEQLREITEWKVPIIVKYAAGRVADDVKIAAKAGADIIVIDGKPSGTGATPYIVTEHTGYSTMAAVVEAHKALKEIGLRDKVSLVVGGGITNGADAAKVLALGADAVMIASATLVPIGCTYCGTCHNGKCPYGIATQRPELRRRINVELAAKRIENYLRALIEEMCMFAQLAGKSKLSNLEKEDLRALTPEASLLTGVKLMGIEQPMESLLKRNSQRGQ, encoded by the coding sequence ATGGAAGTTGTGAAGATAGACGCAAGGAACATGACTCCGAAGGAACTTAACAGAGAACTTAATAACAAATCTAAGTACGCTAAGAAAATAGTGGTTCTCAACCCCAACGCTAAACACTACATTGCAGCAGGACTAGTTGCTGAAGTGGAAGTTGAAGTGAAAGGTAGCGCAGGTTACTTCCTAGGTACAATGATTCACGGACCTAAGATAGTTCTCGAAGGTAACGCCGGGTGGTACGCTGGAGATAACATGACGATGGGTGAGATAATAGTAAAAGGTCACGCCGGAAACGGCGTAGGTCAGTACATGTACGGAGGCACGATAGTGGTCCATGGGGACGCTGGCGATAGAAGCGCTGCCCTCATGAAAGGCGGGACCGTAATAGTCAACGGAGACGCTGGCTTAATGACAGGACTCTACATGATGGGTGGTAAGGTAATAGTTCTCGGCGATCTAAACGAGTACGCCGGAGAGATGATAATAAACGGCAAGATATACGTAGGTGGCGCTCCAAAGAGCTTGGGTAAGAACGCAAAGCTCGTGGAAGCTCCCAAAGAGGAGGTAGAGGAGGTAAACGCGCTCCTCAAGAAATACGGCCTTAAGGGTAAGGACAGTTACTACGTGGTTGTTCCGAAGAGCCTTAGGCCCGTTTACAAGCCGCCTTCCGGTACTCCAGCTTTAAAGAAGCTCTTTCCTAAGTACATTACATATTTCACTTACGAACTATGTATTGGTTGCGGCGTATGTGCTAGGGTATGTCCGGAAAACGTAATTAAAATGGTTGGAAACAAACCAGTAACCGCCAGGCAAGCGGATTGCATTGGATGTTACGCTTGCGTTAATTACTGTCCGACCGACGCGGTAAAGGTGATCAGAGCTGCCGAAAGCATGACTAACAGAGCAGGTCTCAATGCGTCAAAGTATAACTACATAAGGCAAATGGCTTCCGTAGGTCACCCACCAGTAGTAGGCATGGGGGCTGAGAACAAGTACTTCCCGTCGCTAGATCAATTGACCTTCATTCCCGGCCAGACGTCGAGACCTCCTATAGACAGTTACAGGGAACCGTGCGACACCGAAGTAGTGCTAGGCGATAGGTTCGCTGAGAAGCCTTTGGTATTGAAGGCTCCAATAATGATAGGTGCAATGAGCTTCGGTTCGGTTAGCAAGGAGGTCAAAATAGCCCTTGCTAAAGCAGCGGGAAGGTTAGGCATAGCTGCAAACACTGGAGAAGGCGGAATGCTACCTGAGGAAAGGATGTACGCGAAAGTCCTGATCGTTCAGTACGCCTCAGGGAGGTTCGGTGTCTCGGCTAGCTACTTGAGGTCGGGAGATGCCGTCGAGATAAAGATAGGGCAAGGAGCCAAGCCCGGTATGGGAGGTCTTCTACTAGGAGAGAAGGTTACTCAAGACATAGCCAAGATGAGAGGGATACCAGTTGGAACTGACGCAATAAGTCCAGCTAGGCACTTAGACATAGTTGGACCCGAAGATCTGAAGATGAAGATAGAACAACTAAGGGAAATAACTGAATGGAAAGTACCTATAATAGTCAAGTACGCTGCTGGTAGAGTTGCGGACGACGTTAAGATAGCTGCTAAGGCTGGAGCGGACATAATAGTAATAGATGGAAAGCCTTCCGGAACGGGGGCAACGCCCTACATAGTAACTGAACACACGGGTTACTCCACTATGGCCGCAGTCGTGGAGGCGCACAAGGCCTTAAAGGAGATAGGTTTGAGAGACAAAGTTAGCCTAGTAGTTGGCGGAGGAATAACTAACGGTGCTGACGCCGCTAAGGTGTTAGCTCTGGGAGCAGATGCCGTTATGATAGCTTCCGCAACTTTGGTTCCAATTGGCTGTACCTACTGTGGAACTTGCCACAACGGCAAATGTCCTTATGGAATTGCAACTCAGAGGCCCGAGCTCAGGAGGAGGATCAACGTTGAATTGGCCGCAAAGAGAATAGAGAATTACTTACGTGCGTTAATTGAAGAGATGTGTATGTTCGCGCAACTTGCAGGAAAGAGCAAATTAAGTAACCTAGAAAAAGAGGACTTGCGCGCGCTAACGCCCGAAGCCTCCCTACTCACGGGCGTTAAGCTAATGGGAATAGAACAACCAATGGAGTCGCTGCTTAAGAGGAACTCTCAGAGAGGCCAGTAA
- a CDS encoding class II glutamine amidotransferase — protein sequence MCGIAGIMIKDKEADVGQSLYEMLKSLQHRGMDSAGTAIYNNQNHWLIRFVVENEPNEIAKKIRYMINVIDFKSKKLNDGNYMLEARVPADVSLEELKTIIRKYSLSVLSIGRKSVISKDVGLVDDVERVFEFSKLKGTHGIGHVRFSTESAVDALHAHPFQTFDFPDIAIVHNGQITNYWKRREILELEGHVFQTDNDSELIIHYIVNKLRKGYSLEEALHEAVRDLDGPFAFLISMPEGIGMARDRLGLRPLVTSESDEVLVAASEEVAIRKVLPEGKITYLRPGEVEVWKL from the coding sequence TTGTGCGGAATCGCAGGAATTATGATTAAAGATAAGGAGGCCGATGTTGGGCAAAGCCTTTATGAAATGTTGAAGAGTTTGCAACATAGGGGAATGGATTCCGCGGGAACCGCCATTTACAATAATCAAAATCACTGGTTAATTAGGTTCGTCGTTGAAAATGAACCAAACGAAATAGCAAAGAAGATAAGGTATATGATAAACGTAATAGACTTTAAGAGCAAGAAATTGAACGATGGTAACTACATGTTGGAAGCACGCGTCCCCGCGGACGTATCGCTGGAAGAACTAAAGACTATTATAAGGAAATATTCCCTATCAGTCTTGTCGATTGGTAGAAAGTCGGTAATATCCAAAGACGTCGGGTTAGTAGACGACGTAGAAAGGGTCTTCGAGTTCAGCAAATTGAAGGGAACCCATGGGATAGGTCACGTAAGGTTCTCAACTGAAAGCGCGGTAGATGCTCTCCACGCTCATCCGTTCCAGACCTTCGATTTCCCAGACATAGCTATCGTTCACAACGGTCAGATTACTAACTATTGGAAGAGAAGGGAGATATTAGAGCTCGAAGGCCACGTCTTCCAAACCGATAACGATTCCGAGTTGATAATTCACTATATTGTGAATAAATTAAGAAAAGGTTATAGTTTAGAAGAAGCTCTCCATGAGGCAGTAAGGGACTTGGATGGTCCCTTCGCTTTTCTCATATCAATGCCTGAGGGAATAGGTATGGCAAGAGATAGGCTTGGCCTCAGACCTCTCGTTACCTCCGAAAGCGATGAAGTATTGGTAGCTGCTTCAGAGGAGGTAGCAATAAGGAAAGTCTTGCCCGAGGGTAAAATCACCTATCTAAGGCCTGGAGAGGTGGAAGTATGGAAGTTGTGA
- a CDS encoding COG2426 family protein: MDCLYASIISVLPVVEVRGSIPLLVSSRCPSLYILISYALSTLTGIAVYVLIEHILNMAMIILARTWKGGRKILDKIIERTERNASEKVERYGTIGLILFIGIPLPGTGVWTGALAGYLLGLKQKDVILAIAVGNAIATAIVFLASNGALLVLR, from the coding sequence ATGGACTGCCTCTACGCATCTATAATATCCGTATTACCAGTAGTTGAGGTTAGAGGATCCATTCCATTACTAGTTTCATCTCGTTGTCCTTCTCTATATATACTTATCAGTTACGCTCTTTCGACGCTCACTGGAATAGCCGTATACGTGCTAATTGAACATATACTAAATATGGCAATGATTATCTTAGCCCGAACGTGGAAGGGAGGTAGAAAGATTCTGGATAAGATAATTGAGAGAACCGAGAGGAACGCCTCAGAGAAGGTAGAGAGATACGGTACAATAGGTCTAATACTCTTTATTGGTATTCCTTTGCCTGGAACCGGAGTTTGGACCGGTGCACTGGCTGGATACCTGCTTGGTCTAAAACAAAAGGACGTAATTCTAGCTATAGCGGTAGGGAACGCGATAGCCACTGCTATAGTATTCTTAGCATCCAATGGCGCGCTCTTGGTGCTGAGGTAA
- a CDS encoding DNA topoisomerase IV subunit A has product MQFSKADIKARKRAAEIIHKAFMKVVNKVLKGEEPELTLPKRTLQNTVWDERMKILRLGEETLTRKFLDINEAKMFMKTTLMASIIYEALLNDEYPTIRDLYYRGKHTIVYVDHKGRKREENTWDDQKESDAVITDVEVFTGLLREEMLILSKEKGKVVGRMRIRSGDDVIDLSKMGHGAYAIEPTPDLIEFIDVDAEFVLVIEKDAVFQQLHRIKFWDRYKCLLVTSSGQPDRATRRFVRRLNEELGLPVYILTDADPYGWYIYSVFRSGSINLSYESERLATPNAKFLGVSMSDIFEKNWLGPKERKNVIIKAKETDIKRAKEMQRYDWFKSSQKWMHELDLFLKKKSKLEIEALAVKGLRFLSETYIPQKIQTGDWIE; this is encoded by the coding sequence ATGCAGTTCAGTAAAGCTGACATCAAGGCTAGGAAGAGAGCTGCTGAAATAATTCACAAGGCCTTCATGAAAGTAGTTAATAAAGTGCTAAAGGGAGAAGAACCTGAACTCACCCTACCCAAGAGAACCTTACAGAACACCGTTTGGGACGAGCGGATGAAGATACTCCGACTGGGCGAAGAAACGCTAACTAGGAAGTTCCTTGATATCAACGAAGCTAAGATGTTTATGAAGACAACCCTAATGGCTTCAATAATCTATGAAGCGTTATTGAACGACGAATATCCAACGATAAGAGATCTATACTACCGAGGCAAGCATACGATAGTTTACGTTGACCATAAAGGGAGGAAGAGAGAAGAAAACACTTGGGACGACCAGAAGGAAAGCGATGCCGTAATTACCGACGTTGAAGTATTTACGGGACTCCTCAGAGAAGAAATGCTAATCCTAAGTAAAGAGAAAGGTAAAGTCGTAGGTAGGATGAGAATCAGGTCTGGCGATGACGTAATAGACTTGAGCAAAATGGGGCACGGCGCTTACGCCATAGAGCCTACGCCAGATCTGATAGAGTTCATTGACGTCGATGCGGAATTTGTATTAGTAATAGAGAAGGATGCTGTATTCCAACAGCTTCACAGAATAAAGTTCTGGGACAGATACAAGTGCTTACTAGTAACCTCTTCTGGACAACCGGATAGGGCAACTAGAAGGTTCGTTAGAAGGCTCAACGAGGAACTAGGCCTACCGGTTTACATATTGACCGATGCCGATCCATATGGATGGTATATCTATAGCGTCTTCCGATCGGGTAGCATAAACTTAAGCTATGAAAGCGAGAGACTGGCAACGCCGAACGCGAAGTTCCTAGGGGTTAGTATGAGCGATATATTTGAAAAGAATTGGCTTGGACCTAAAGAGAGAAAGAACGTTATAATAAAGGCTAAGGAAACTGACATTAAGAGAGCTAAGGAAATGCAGCGATATGACTGGTTCAAGAGCAGCCAGAAGTGGATGCATGAACTTGACTTGTTCCTCAAAAAGAAGAGTAAGTTGGAGATAGAGGCATTGGCCGTCAAGGGTCTAAGGTTCTTATCAGAAACCTATATCCCTCAGAAAATTCAGACGGGCGATTGGATTGAGTAA